TCAATGCAGGCCAGTAGCTAACTACCTTTTGCGCCCGTGGAACACCACCTAGCACGGCCACCCCGGGAGGTCCGGAAAGAATAAGAGATGGTACGAGTTTGCCGAAGATACGAATCGTCTTCTCATCCTTGGCCCGAACGCCTAGCCGGAGCAGGATCTCGTTGCCATCTTCTTGTTGTACGAGGGATCGATGACAAGCGTTCCAACCAACATATTCTGTGGATCTCTCCTCGAAGTCCCCTTCTAGGCGATCCCACAGGATCTTGGCGAAGGTTTCAGCCTTAGCCCTAGCATTGGGGCCAGAGATGATAATGGAGCCAATAGCCTTAAATCCGTCTTCGTAGGCCATGGACACCTTGTAGAGAGGCGTGGGTGCCTCGCCGCGGATGCCGAAGACTTTAACCCGGTCTGGACCAGCTTGTTCGAGTTGAATGCTAGAGAAATCGGCGATCACATCGGGAGTGATATAGGCTTTTGGGTTGCCCATCTCATAGAATAGCTGTTCGCGAACGGTATCGACTGAAACTAGACCGCCGGTGTTGCTATGCTTGGTGACAATAAAAGAACCATCTTCAGAGGCTTCAACGATCGGAAAGCCGACTTTGTCAAAAGATGGTACCAAATGCCAATCTGTGAAGTTACCGCCAGTGGATTGGGTGCCACACTCCATGATATGAGCGGCGACGATTCCATGGGCTAAGCGATCCCAGTCATCGAGAGCCCAGTCGAACTCATGTATCATAGCGGCCATGGTAATGCCCGTGTCGGTCACGCGACCAGTAATGATGATGTCGGGGTCCCACTTGAGAGCTTCCACCACGGGTGCTGCACCAAAATAGATATTGGCAGATTCTATGTCGTCTGCGACTTCAGAGAAAGATTCTCCGGTTTCCATGTTGGTGAAGGCAACGCCGTCTTTGTGGAGATCGTTGATAGATGTAAGAATATCGTCGCCATAAACGATAGCTATCTTGGGGCTTTCACCAAGCTCCTGCCCTAAAGCGTGAATGGCTTGCGCGCAGCTGAGAGGGTTGATCCCCCCCGCATTGGTGATGATTGTGGTTTTATCTTGAAGCAGCTTCTTTAATATGGGCCTAAGCATACCGATAAAATCGCGCGCATACCCTAGGCTCTGATCTTTGGATTTTTGCTTCTGCATGATAGACATGGTGATTTCTGCCAGGAAATCCATAGTGATATAATCGAGCTTACCGCCATTCACTTGGCGTTCTAGGGCTGTGGGGTCATCGCCCCAATAGCCGCCCGCATTACCGATGCTAATGGTTTTACTACTCATAATGTGTGCCCCTCTCTATTTTCAGGAGGAGTCCGAATCTTTCGAACTCCTATTTGTCGTTGAAGTGAACCGTGGTCAGTTTACATGCGGAAAATACCGTTTTTGGTATCTTGCCATGGATGATGTATGGTCGCGGCTAAAGCTCTTGCCAAAACTCGCCGGGTGTCCTTGGGATGAATGATGCCATCGTCCCAGAGTCTTGCGCTGGAGTAGTATGCGGAGCTTTCCTTTTCGTATTTGGCAAGGATTGGCTGGCGAATTTGATCGATATCGTCCTCGCTCAGCTCTACACCTTTCTTGGCCATTTGTTGTTGCTTCACAGTAGCGAGAACATTGGCTGCTTGCTCTCCGCCCATCACAGAGATCTTGGCGTTGGGCCACATGAACAAGAAGTTGGGATCGTATGCGCGGCCACACATCCCATAGTTTCCTGCGCCGTAACTGCCGCCAACAATCAAGGTGATCTTAGGGACGTTAGCGTTGGCGACTGCATGAACCAGCTTAGCGCCATCTTTGGCAATACCACCGTGCTCATACTTTTTACCTACGATGAAGCCCGTAATATTTTGTAGGAAAAGAAGAGGGATCTTTTCTTGGGTACACATCTCAATGAAGTGGGTGCCTTTCAGAGCGCTTTCTGAAAATAAGACCCCGTTGTTAGCGATGATGCCTACTGGCATCCCCTCAATATGCGCAAAGCCTGTGACCAAAGTCGTGCCGTAGTTGGGCTTAAACTCGAAAAGCTGCGAGCCATCAACAACCCGTGCAATCACCTCACGGATGTCATAAGCCTTCTTAGGATCTTTGGGTACGACGCCCAATATTTCATCAGGGTGGTAGTGGGGTCGCTCAGGGTTCTTGATGGCAACATGACTGGCTTTAGCCTTGCCGAAGTGAGCTACAATCTGTCGAACGATCTGCAAGGCATGTTCATCATTTTCTGCCATGTGATCGGCAACACCACTGATACTGGTGTGTACACGTGCTCCTCCTAATTCTTCGGCAGTAACATCTTCCCCTGTAGCTGCCTTTACAAGAGGTGGTCCGGCTAAAAATATTGTTCCGGTACCTTTTACAATCACACTTTGATCAGACATTGCCGGAATGTAAGCCCCTCCAGCAGTGCAAAAGCCATGGACAGCAGAGATTTGCTGTATGCCTTTGGCGCTCATGCGGGCTTGATTATAAA
This sequence is a window from Pseudobacteriovorax antillogorgiicola. Protein-coding genes within it:
- a CDS encoding acyclic terpene utilization AtuA family protein; its protein translation is MSSKTISIGNAGGYWGDDPTALERQVNGGKLDYITMDFLAEITMSIMQKQKSKDQSLGYARDFIGMLRPILKKLLQDKTTIITNAGGINPLSCAQAIHALGQELGESPKIAIVYGDDILTSINDLHKDGVAFTNMETGESFSEVADDIESANIYFGAAPVVEALKWDPDIIITGRVTDTGITMAAMIHEFDWALDDWDRLAHGIVAAHIMECGTQSTGGNFTDWHLVPSFDKVGFPIVEASEDGSFIVTKHSNTGGLVSVDTVREQLFYEMGNPKAYITPDVIADFSSIQLEQAGPDRVKVFGIRGEAPTPLYKVSMAYEDGFKAIGSIIISGPNARAKAETFAKILWDRLEGDFEERSTEYVGWNACHRSLVQQEDGNEILLRLGVRAKDEKTIRIFGKLVPSLILSGPPGVAVLGGVPRAQKVVSYWPALMPKDIVHPNIALLKDGQICEEKQVTNTATGEFVPVEDCLVAESPKQTIGQSLAEQKDDWIPLGKLCLARSGDKGDSANIGVLARSEKIYEFLDGYLTAQKVKDLFQELCFGKVTRYSLKNMNGFNFLLDQSLGGGGTKTLRIDAQGKTFAQALLRQRVPAPRELLDEL
- a CDS encoding carboxyl transferase domain-containing protein — translated: MKIESKLDTSSAGFLDNVEHHKHLAEELITKLQTAAEGGGEKARNYLEKQGKLSAQARIDLLIDPDSQFLPLSSLAGEELYDTPVPGGGIVTGIGIVHNRPCMIVANDASVKGGTYFPITVKKHLRAQEIAEKNHLPCIYLVDSGGAFLPMQDEVFPDKDDFGRIFYNQARMSAKGIQQISAVHGFCTAGGAYIPAMSDQSVIVKGTGTIFLAGPPLVKAATGEDVTAEELGGARVHTSISGVADHMAENDEHALQIVRQIVAHFGKAKASHVAIKNPERPHYHPDEILGVVPKDPKKAYDIREVIARVVDGSQLFEFKPNYGTTLVTGFAHIEGMPVGIIANNGVLFSESALKGTHFIEMCTQEKIPLLFLQNITGFIVGKKYEHGGIAKDGAKLVHAVANANVPKITLIVGGSYGAGNYGMCGRAYDPNFLFMWPNAKISVMGGEQAANVLATVKQQQMAKKGVELSEDDIDQIRQPILAKYEKESSAYYSSARLWDDGIIHPKDTRRVLARALAATIHHPWQDTKNGIFRM